GACGGGCTGTCGCGCAGCGAGTTCCTTCCGCTGATGTTCGGGCCGGAGATCATCCGCCTGCACCAGGAGGTCAAGCGCGTTTTCGACCCCGAGGGGCGGATGAACCCCGGCGGCAAGATCGTGCCGCCCTACCAGCGCATGTCCGAGAACCTGCGCTTCGACGCCGTGGCCAACGCCGGCGCGCCCGACACCTGGTTCGACTACTCGGCCGACGGCGGGTGGGATGTCGCGGTGGAGAAGTGCAACGGGATGGGGGTCTGCCGGAAGCTGGACACGGGAACGATGTGCCCCTCGCACATGGTCACCCTGGAAGAGCAGCACGCCACCCGCGGCCGCGCCAACGCCCTGCGCGAAGCGATGCGCGGCAACCTGCCGGGGATGAAGAGCGGGGCCGTGATGGAGGCGCTCGACCTCTGCCTCGGCTGCAAGGCGTGCAAGACGGAGTGCCCCGTGGGCGTGGACATGGCGCGCTACAAGGTGGAGTACCTCGCACAGCACTACCGCGAAACGGGCACGCCACGCGACGCGCTCTTCTTCGGCCGCATCCGCGACTTCGCGCGCGCGGGGAGCCTGGCGCCGGGGCTCGCCAACCTGGGAAGCCGGCTGATGGGCGGCACCATCAAAGGGATCGGGCGGATGGACCCGCGCCGCGAGCTTCCGCCGCTGGCCAGTCATCCGTTCCGCCGCGGGTGGAAGCCGAAGCCGTCCGCCGGCCGCCCCACGGTCATCCTGCTGGACGACACCTTTCACAACTTCTTCCAGCCCGGCCCGCTGCACGCCACCGCCACCGTGCTGGAGCGCGCCGGCTTCCACGTGAAGCTGCCAAAGAAATCCGTCTGCTGCGGCCGCGCCGCCATCTCCAACGGCCTCCTGGACCACGGACGCGCCCTCCAGACGGAGCTGCTGGAGACGCTGCTTCCCGAGGTGGAGGCCGGGGCGATGGTCGTGGGCGTGGAGCCGAGCTGCATCCTCACCCTGCGCGACGAGCTCCCCGACCTGGTCCGCGATCCGCGCGCGAAAGTGCTGGCGAGCGCGTCCGTCATGCTGGAAGAGTTCCTCGCGGCGCTCCCCGACTGGCGGCCGGGCCGGCTGGAGCGGCGCGCCGTCGTCCATGGCCACTGCCACCAGAAGGCGATCGTGGGGATGGGGCCGACGAACGAGGTGCTGGGGCGCGTGGAGGGGCTGGAGTTCTCCGTGCTCGATTCGGGGTGCTGCGGGATGGCGGGGTCGTTCGGCTACGAGAAAGGGCACTACGAGGTGTCGAAGGCGTGCGGCGAGCGCGTCCTCTTCCCCGCCGTCCGCGCCGCGGAGGCCGAAGACCTGGTGGTGGCCCCCGGCTTCAGCTGCCGCCACCAGATCGCCGACTTCTGCGACGGGCGCGCGACGCTGCACACGGCCGAGCTGCTGGCGATGGCGGAAACCGCAACCGCGGGCTGAAGCCCCCGGCTGGAACCACGGGAAGACCGCTGAAGCGGTCTCGGCGCGGCAAGTTGGCGCGCTATTCGGCGGAGAGGAACGTTGTCGGGCGTGGCGGGGCGCGGGTATGTTGGGGTGAACCCTTATGCGGAGTGCTTTGCGATGACCGCCAAGCGGGCACACGACATCGAGCCAGGCACGGCCGGGCCCAAGCGGGTCTACGAGGAAGTGGTGAACTTCATCGCGGCCGGGCCGAGCTCACGCCAGGTGGCGGAGTTCCGCGCTTCGGAAGAGGCGCGCGGCCGTGTCACTGACCTCATCCAGCGCGAAAAGACGGGGGGCCTCTCCACCGAGGAGACGGCTGAGCTGGAGAGCGCGATCCAGCTCGAGCACATCATGCGCCTCGCGAAGGCACGGGCGCGGTTGCACCTTGAGTCGTGAGCAGCACCTACGTCTCGGCGGCGCTTCGCCGGCTCGTCATAGCGCGGGCGCGGTCGGCTTGCGAGTACTGCCTGATCCATGACGATGACACCTTCCATGGGTGCCAGGTGGATCATGTTGTGAGCGAAAAGCACGGCGGTCCCACGGAAGAAAGCAACCTTGCCCTCGCCTGTTCCGTTTGCAACCGGCGAAAGGGGAGCGACATCGGATCGATCATGCCGGAGAGTGGTAGCTTCGTCCGCTTGTTCAACCCACGTATCGATCGCTGGGACGAGCACTTCACGTTCGACGAACGAGTGCTTTCCATCGTGCCGCTTTCCGAGATCGGCACGGTGACGGTCCGGGTGCTGGGCCTGAACGACCCCGACCGCCTTCTGGAGCGCCGCTTCCTGCACGCTGCTGGCAGGTATCCACCCCACCCGTAGTCTCCCTTTACAACCAGAGGTTCAGGATGGAAGCTGCGTCCGCGGCGGCGTTTGGGCTGGTGCTGGCGGCTTGCGCGGGGCTGCGCGCCTTTCTGCCCGTGTTCGGGGCGAGCGTGGCGATTCGCATGCTGAATTTGGAGGTGCCGCCGTCGCTCGGGTGGATGGCGTCGACGACCACGATCATCATCTTCGGCGTGGCGACGGTGCTGGAGGTGCTCGGGGACAAGATCCCCCTCGTGGACCACCTGCTGGATACCGTGCAGACGTTTACGAAGCCGGGGCTGGCGGTGCTGGCCGCGATTCCGTTCGTGCACCAGCTCGCGCCGGAGCACTCGGTGGCGCTGGCGATCATCGCGGGGGCGCCGCTGGCGCTCGGGGTGCACACGGCGAAGGCCTCGGCGCGCGTGGGGAGCACCGCGTTCACCGGCGGCCTCGCCAACCCGCTGATCAGCATCATCGAAGACGTTGCCGCCGTGGTGCTCATCGTGCTGGGGCTGATCGCGCCGATTCTGGCGTTGCTGCTGGCCGTGGCTCTACTGTGGAAGCTGGTGTCGTACGCGCGCAAGATGGCCAGGCGCAGGCGCGCGGCGGCTGTACCGTAGGAGGGGTCCGAGGTACGGAAAGGGTGGGCAGACACGCAGGTCTGCCCCTACCAGGTGCCGGCGCGGGGGGCGAGGGTCACGGGGCGTGGCAATGATGGGATGGGGCGGAGATACCGCCATGACGAGATCCGCCCCTGCCGCGAACATTGCGGCAGGGGCGGCAGTTCTCCCCCTCACCCGCCCTGCGCCCCCGCAGGCGGGGGAGGGGGCCGGGGGGAGGGGGCACTCAGCCGCGCAGGGTCCGATCCACGGCGCTGAGCACGCTCCGCACGCGCTCCAGAACCGCGCGCGAGCGGCTCACCCCGTCCGCGGTGGGGGGCGGTGAGTCGGCGGCGGCGGGGGCGGCGGCCTCGGGCGCGTCGTCGGCGGGGGTGGCGCGGGCAGGGCGGTTGGGCTGCGCGCGGGCGAGCATCGACCTCAGGTCGTCGTCGCTCGCCTCCTCCCAGCCGGCGGGGACGGGGGCCAGGCGCCGCCGCTCCGCCTCGCACTCGAAGCCCAGCCACCCGCCTTCGAACCCCGGGCGCACGTTGGCGGCGGAGCCAGGGTAGGTGTCCCAGGCCCGCCAGAAGTTGCCGCCGTCGTCGGTGAACTCGCGGTACGCCATCGCCCCGTCTGTTTGGCTGCCCCGAACGATCCCCCACGCGGAATATGCAGCGCGACAGACAGCGGCGGAAGGTACTCGTGTAACAAGTGTGACCGTGCTTGACGGGCGTGCCCGGACGCGGCCCGGCGGTCCCCGCGATCAGGCGGGGGCCGCTTCGTCGTTCAGTCGCTGGGCCGCTTCGATGATGCTGCGCCGCCGGGCTGCTCTCTGCGCATCGAATTCACGCCACCGGCTTTCGCTGAGCCCGCCGATCGGGTTCACGGAATCGAGCGCCCGCAGCTTGCGATAGAGCTCCTCCTTCCGGTCCTGGATGCGCAGGTACTCGGCCACAAAGCTGTCCAGTTCGGGGGGTTCCGCACGGGTGTCGATCGAGAGCTCCAGATCCTCATCGCGCCGGCTGTCTGTTGCCATGTTCGCCTCCTTCTCCCGTGGTTGCTTTCCCGTCGACACCCACCATCGCTTCGAGCCTGCGGACCGCGCTCTGAAGCTCGACCAGACGCTTCGCGGTCGCGTCGGCCAGATCTTCGCGCCCGGTCTCGATCTCCGCGCTGAGCACGAGCTTCTGCCCCATGACCTCCGCCTCGCCGCCGATCTTGCTGAAGACGGGTAGATCCGCCAGGACGAGGCGCTTGAGGTGGCTCGGGCGCAGGAAGCGAGCGAGGTACAGCGTAACGATCAGTGTGGCGCCCCACAGGGAGACCAGGACGAAGATGCGGCTCGTCCAGATCAGCGGTACCCACGCGAACACGTCCTTCATCGGGCACTCGCGCCTCCGGGTGGGATTTCCGCGGGCCGTCCGGTGCCCGTTGCATCGAAGGTAGAAAGGTCCGCTAAATCCTACAATACCCGCGCTTTAACTCGTTCGCGCGGAGGCACGACGAGAGCGGGGGGCGCTCCTTCCAGAGCGCCCCCCGCCGTTTTCTGATGCGGCTACGAGTGAGGCGGCCGCTTACTGTCGCGCGGGGAGCTGGATCATGGGGACCGCGTTGCCGCTGACCTGCGGCATCTTGCCGTCCCAGCGCTTGGTCATCTCGTACTGCACCAGCGTGTTGGTGATGCTCTGGCTCAGCAGGCGGTTGGCCTCGGCCTGGGCACGCGCTTCGGCCAGGATCGCCATGGCGCGGCCGGCGGCCTTGATGCTG
Above is a genomic segment from Longimicrobium sp. containing:
- a CDS encoding HNH endonuclease signature motif containing protein produces the protein MSSTYVSAALRRLVIARARSACEYCLIHDDDTFHGCQVDHVVSEKHGGPTEESNLALACSVCNRRKGSDIGSIMPESGSFVRLFNPRIDRWDEHFTFDERVLSIVPLSEIGTVTVRVLGLNDPDRLLERRFLHAAGRYPPHP
- a CDS encoding DUF4126 domain-containing protein, yielding MEAASAAAFGLVLAACAGLRAFLPVFGASVAIRMLNLEVPPSLGWMASTTTIIIFGVATVLEVLGDKIPLVDHLLDTVQTFTKPGLAVLAAIPFVHQLAPEHSVALAIIAGAPLALGVHTAKASARVGSTAFTGGLANPLISIIEDVAAVVLIVLGLIAPILALLLAVALLWKLVSYARKMARRRRAAAVP